A genomic region of Branchiostoma lanceolatum isolate klBraLanc5 chromosome 4, klBraLanc5.hap2, whole genome shotgun sequence contains the following coding sequences:
- the LOC136433417 gene encoding xanthine dehydrogenase/oxidase-like isoform X2: MPETGIEGKPELVFFVNGRKVVDQDVDPEMTLLTYLRTKLRLTGAKLGCGEGGCGACTVMVSRYNPTQRKVLHLAVNACLAPICSLHGAAVTTVEGIGSTRTRLHPVQERLAKAHGSQCGFCTPGIVMSMYTLLRNHPTPNMEQLEAAFQGNLCRCTGYRPILEGYKTFTKEFQGCCGGMAGNGCCRNGQNGQAANGQAANGQASNGHAVNGQATNGQTSNGHAVNGQATNGQTSNGHAVNGQATNGDTGNGWNEDVSKELFQVSEFQPLDPTQEPIFPPELMKTESSEQTTLKFAGERVTWIKPATFKEVLELKAKNPRAKLVIGNSEIGVEVKFKNCEYPLIIAPGHLPEINFHRYTEHGITFGAGCTLTYLNDTLAEAIHDLPEHQTRLFAAIVEMLRWFAGHQIRNVGCIGGNIVTASPISDLNPIFLSAGCTVTAMSHQGGSRVVKMDHAFFPGYRKTALTPEEVMVSLDVPFTKENEYFLAYKQAKRRDDDIAIVNAAFRVQIEEGTDIIQDIALSFGGMAPTSVMACNTANRLIGLKWDNDLLPEACSCLEDDLPLPPSVPGGMVEFRRTLTTSFFFKFFLSVQQRLNLKDVPPPYRSACSLYHREPPHGAQMYQEVPEGQAREDAVGRPIMHLSALKQVTGEAVYTDDMPPIQGELYLGLVLSKKAHAKIVSIDPSEALKMPGVETFVSAEDVPGSNITGPVVLDEEVFASEKVTCVGQVVGAVLADTQAHAQRAAKAVVVQYEDMEPKIITIEDAILHQSFFHPINKIEKGNLEEAFERSDQIIEGELRIGGQEHFYLETCAAIVVPHGEDGEMEIFCSTQNPTKTQMLAAKALGVPANRVVCRMKRMGGGFGGKETRTCVISSVCAVAAHKVRRPVRIMLDRDEDMVITGTRHPFLGRYKVGFMSDGRVLALDISLYSNAGNSLDLSRGVTDRALFHSDSVYTIPNVRAVGYTCKTNTASNTAFRGFGGPQGLFFAESWISDVATKCGISQLTVREINMHKEGDLTHYNMKLERCQVQRCWEECLKQSDFHTRRRQVDRFNGENRWKKRGLAAIPTKFGISFTSTFLNQAGALVHVYTDGSVLVTHGGTEMGQGLHTKMVQVACRALKIPTSRIHISETSTNTVPNTSPTAASASSDLNGMAVKIACETILQRLEPYMGKGSWDDWVRAAYFDRVGLSATGFYRTPGLDYDMQKNEGRPFNYFCYGAAVSEVEIDCLTGDHTVLRTDIVMDVGDSLNPAIDIGQIEGAFVQGCGLFTMEEQVYSPEGVLYSRGPGMYKIPGFADIPIHFNVSLLRGAPNDKAIFSSKAVGEPPLFLASSVFFAIKDAVYSARADAGLKGTFRLDSPATAECIRMACEDQFTAQFPAAEPGSFTPWAIKL; encoded by the exons ATGCCTGAGACGGGAATTGAGGGGAAACCAGAGCTTGTTTTCTTCGTCAATGGCAGAAAG GTTGTGGACCAGGATGTAGACCCAGAGATGACACTGTTGACCTACCTGAGGACAAAAT TACGCCTGACGGGAGCGAAGCTGGGATGCGGCGAAGGCGGCTGTGGAGCCTGCACTGTCATGGTGTCCAGATACAACCCCACACAGAGGAAAGTGCT TCACCTTGCTGTGAATGCCTGCCTGGCTCCTATTTGCTCCCTACACGGTGCAGCTGTCACCACAGTGGAGGGGATCGGCAGCACCAGGACCAGGCTGCACCCTGTACAG GAGAGGCTTGCCAAGGCCCATGGGTCCCAGTGTGGGTTCTGCACCCCAGGGATTGTCATGTCGATGTACACCTTACTGCGCAACCACCCTACGCCCAACATGGAGCAGCTGGAGGCAGCTTTTCAGG GTAACCTCTGCAGGTGCACTGGCTACAGACCAATTCTGGAGGGATACAAGACTTTCACTAAG GAGTTCCAAGGCTGCTGTGGTGGGATGGCAGGGAATGGCTGCTGCCGTAATGGTCAAAATGGACAGGCAGCCAATGGACAAGCAGCCAATGGACAGGCATCAAATGGACATGCAGTCAATGGACAAGCAACCAATGGACAGACATCAAATGGACATGCAGTCAATGGACAGGCAACCAATGGACAGACATCAAACGGACATGCAGTCAATGGACAGGCAACCAATGGAGATACTGGGAATGGATGGAATGAGGAT GTGTCCAAAGAGCTGTTCCAGGTGTCAGAGTTCCAGCCTCTTGACCCTACCCAAGAACCTATCTTTCCACCAGAGCTGATG AAAACCGAGAGCAGTGAGCAAACAACCCTGAAGTTTGCGGGAGAGCGAGTCACTTGGATCAAACCTGCAACTTTTAAGGAGGTTCTAGAACTGAAGGCAAAGAATCCACGTGCCAAGCTGGTGATTGGGAACTCAGAAATAG GTGTGGAGGTGAAATTCAAGAACTGTGAATATCCCCTGATCATTGCACCAGGACACCTGCCTGAGATCAACTTCCACAGATACACCGAACATGGCATCACATTTGGAGCTGGATGCACCCTTACTTACCTGAACGACACACTGGCAGAGGCCATACATGATCTTCCAG AACATCAGACCAGACTGTTTGCTGCCATAGTGGAGATGCTGAGGTGGTTTGCAGGCCACCAGATCAGGAATGTTGGG TGCATTGGAGGGAACATCGTGACTGCCAGCCCCATCTCCGACCTGAACCCCATCTTCCTGTCAGCTGGCTGCACCGTGACTGCTATGTCACACCAGGGAGGCAGCCGTGTCGTCAAGATGGACCATGCCTTCTTCCCGGGTTACAGGAAGACTGCTCTTACTCCTGAGGAAGTCATGGTGTCTCTGGATGTTCCTTTCACAAAGGAG AATGAGTACTTCCTGGCTTATAAGCAAGCAAAGAGGAGGGATGATGACATTGCCATAGTGAATGCAGCATTCAGGGTCCAGATTGAGGAGGGGACAGACATTATTCAGGACATTGCCCTGTCATTTGGAGGAATGGCTCCCACCAGCGTCATGGCTTGTAACACTGCCAACAGGCTCATTGGACT GAAGTGGGACAATGATCTGCTTCCTGAGGCCTGCTCATGTCTGGAGGACGACCTGCCCCTGCCCCCGTCTGTCCCAGGGGGCATGGTGGAGTTCCGCCGCACCCTCACCACCAGcttcttcttcaagttcttcCTGTCTGTACAGCAGAGGCTGAACCTCAAG GATGTGCCCCCACCCTACAGAAGTGCCTGCAGCCTGTACCACAGGGAACCACCACACGGCGCACAGATGTACCAG GAGGTTCCTGAAGGTCAGGCAAGGGAGGATGCTGTTGGTCGTCCCATCATGCACCTGTCTGCCCTGAAGCAGGTGACTGGGGAGGCAGTGTACACAGATGACATGCCGCCCATACAGG GTGAGCTGTATCTTGGACTGGTGCTCAGCAAAAAGGCTCACGCCAAAATTGT GTCCATTGATCCCAGTGAGGCATTGAAGATGCCTGGTGTGGAGACATTTGTCAGTGCTGAGGATGTGCCTGGCTCCAACATCACTGGACCTGTTGTATTGGATGAGGAGGTCTTCGCCTCTGAAAAG GTGACCTGTGTTGGGCAGGTAGTAGGTGCTGTGCTggcagacacacaggcacatgCACAACGGGCAGCTAAGGCAGTGGTGGTGCAGTATGAAGACATGGAgccaaaaatcatcacaattGAG GATGCAATTCTGCACCAGTCATTCTTTCATCCCATCAACAAGATAGAGAAAGGGAATCTGGAGGAGGCATTTGAGAGATCTGACCAG ATCATTGAGGGTGAGCTTAGGATTGGTGGCCAGGAGCACTTCTACCTGGAGACCTGTGCTGCCATTGTGGTGCCTCATGGAGAGGATGGGGAGATGGAGATCTTCTGTTCCACACAGAACCCCACCAAGACACAG ATGCTGGCAGCCAAGGCGCTGGGTGTCCCTGCTAACAGGGTGGTCTGCAGGATGAAGAGGATGG GTGGAGGATTTGGAGGGAAGGAGACACGAACCTGTGTTATTAGCTCAGTCTGTGCTGTGGCAGCTCACAA GGTGCGGAGACCAGTGAGAATCATGCTGGACAGAGATGAGGATATGGTGATCACAGGAACAAGGCATCCTTTCCTGGGCAGATACAAG GTTGGCTTCATGAGTGATGGGAGAGTTCTTGCCCTGGACATCAGTCTGTACTCTAATGCAGGAAACTCCCTGGACCTGTCACGTGGG GTTACGGATCGAGCCTTATTCCACTCAGACAGTGTCTACACCATCCCGAATGTCCGGGCTGTTGGCTACACCTGTAAGACAAACACTGCATCCAACACAGCCTTCCGGGGATTTGGAGGTCCCCAGGGGCTTTTCTTTGCAGAGAGTTGGATTTCTGATGTTGCTACCAAGTGTGGGATCTCTCAACTCACG GTGCGAGAGATAAACATGCACAAGGAGGGTGACCTGACTCACTACAACATGAAGCTGGAGAGGTGCCAGGTGCAGCGCTGCTGGGAGGAGTGTCTGAAGCAGAGTGACTTCCACACCAGGCGCAGGCAGGTGGACAGGTTCAATGG GGAGAACAGGTGGAAGAAGCGTGGGCTCGCAGCCATCCCAACCAAGTTTGGTATTTCTTTTACTTCAACATTCCTCAACCAG GCGGGTGCTCTTGTGCATGTGTACACCGATGGGTCTGTGCTGGTGACCCACGGTGGGACAGAGATGGGGCAGGGTCTGCACACCAAGATGGTCCAGGTGGCCTGCAGGGCACTGAAGATTCCCACCTCGAGGATCCACATCAGTGAGACCAGCACCAACACTGTGCCTAACACCTCCCCTACTGCTGCCAGTGCCAGCTCAGATCTCAATGGAATGGCAGTAAAG ATTGCCTGTGAGACCATCCTGCAGCGACTGGAGCCCTACATGGGGAAGGGCTCCTGGGATGACTGGGTGCGGGCAGCATACTTTGACAGAGTCGGTCTGTCCGCCACTGGATTCTACAG GACCCCAGGACTAGATTACGACATGCAGAAGAATGAAGGGAGGCCCTTCAACTACTTCTGCTACGGAGCAGCTGTGTCTGAGGTCGAGATTGATTGCCTGACTGGAGATCACACG GTTCTGCGTACAGATATTGTGATGGACGTTGGCGACAGCCTGAACCCTGCTATTGACATTGGACAG ATTGAAGGAGCTTTTGTACAGGGCTGTGGCTTGTTCACCATGGAAGAGCAGGTGTACTCACCTGAAGGGGTGCTGTACTCACGAGGACCTGGCATGTACAAGATACCAGGCTTTGCTGACATTCCCATTCACTTCAATGTGTCCCTGCTGAGAGGTGCACCAAATGACAAGGCAATCTTTTCATCCAAG GCTGTTGGAGAGCCTCCACTCTTCCTGGCTTCTTCTGTCTTCTTCGCCATCAAAGACGCCGTTTACTCTGCCAGGGCTGATGCCGGGTTGAAGGGCACATTCCGCCTGGACAGCCCAGCAACAGCTGAGTGTATCCGCATGGCCTGCGAGGACCAGTTTACTGCCCAG TTCCCTGCAGCTGAGCCAGGAAGCTTCACACCCTGGGCTATCAAGCTTTAG